In Fusarium falciforme chromosome 13, complete sequence, the genomic stretch ACGATATTCCCTACACACTTGGAGATGGGTGTGCGTAGAATGTCATCGAGATCAGTTGCGGCATCATCTCGGCCTGTCTACACACATTACCGTAGGATCTCGAGAAATTCGGACGCTTTAGCTCCTCCACTTTTCCACTTCTTAACCTCCAAACCGTCGAGTTACCATTGGTTAATTGGCTGATGCGGAGTTTTGTGGCGACGCTAGAGTGTCCGAATTTCTCGAGATCCTACGGTAGTGAGCAACCCCAAAGCGGCATCCTTGGGAATTGATGCCCTGGACCACCGTAGTCCAGTCCCGGTTTCCAGGCTGAGCCAATTTCTCATTAGAACGACTTTCCACACTTGTGACGACCATGCTTGTTGAGATAATTCCTATCATAAAGCCTAACTCGCCAAAGTTGTAGATATCTGACTCCACGATGCCAATTTGGTGATTACGCTCTGCACAAGCGTAAACCAGCCATGAATGATATTTGTATCTTTGCATTTGGCTCTTTTGTAGTAATATCTCCGAAAAGAACGCGTCTTTTGCTCTGGTTTTCGCTTGACGAAGTTGGAAGCCCAGCACTTGCCGGCGGGAGGTGCGTCGCGCTCGGTGAGCAGTTTATTGGCCATATGTTCCACGTCGTGAAGGCGGGGAGGAAATGATCGCGAATCCAAATCGAGAACGTATTCAACAACTGTACTTTCCTCCAAATCGGTTAACTTGCGCGATTTGGGCGGCCTGTCGCGTCGTGGCATTCGGCCGTTGATCCGGTCACGGAGCGTTGATGGAGGGATGTTGTGTATGGTAGCAAGACGCCCCACGTTGGATTATGGGTCATTTCTCAAAGCTTCAAGGCCAACAGCAGTCGATATTCTTGACAAGTTGATTCCATTGTTGTTGGTGGAGGAAATCGGCGTTCCAGTGTTTGGGGTGGTATGGTCGCGGTTCAAGTGGCGACTCGCTTATCACGGACGTTATGCTTAGAACGTAGATACCCGTGGCAATCAGAGATGACCTACAGTTGCAGGCCCCAATACCAGTCGCTCTTTGTCGTATTTGAGTAAAAAGGTGAATGGCTGTTCTTAAAATAACCTGTCGAAGCGATTGAACCCAGCTTAACTAACAAGAGTAGCGCACGGAGTTCAGAACGGACGATACGGATCCATCGCTCTGCGATCGTCACAAAAAAACTGAGACTACCTTATCGATTTGCCAGAGAACGCATCTTTTATTCAATTTGCAAACGACAGCTATTTGGGTGCATGCACATTATGCGTTGCCGGGGGGAAGACTGGAAACATTGACACGCCCATGTCGTCGTATGCTTATCCTAATGCAGGCGTTTCAGAAAACAAACTCAACAGAAGATTCTAATGATTGCAATTGGCCCAGAGGCCGGCTGCTGTGTAGGTCGCAGTGTAGCCACGATGTCAGATTGAATATCCAGCCTCGAACAACTGGTTATCATAGACCGAAATGTCGATGGGATTAGACGCTTCAGGCATGCCGAACCATGTTTAGGTGTGCCGACCAAGAGCTCCCCTAGCCGCACATCCAGTCCGAGCTTTCCAGGAGGTGCTGTTGTTGTGTCTCGCAGGGATGCTGAGTGCACTTGACAACAGGTAGTTCTTGTTGTCGTGATTGTAATTATTCTCAGTTAAGTTTTCATCATCTCAATGAGAGGCCCTTTGGGCCCTTATATCTTTGAATGATcccatctaggactttgaaTCTTAATCGTAGGACTTCAAACTTTAATCTTGATCCTGAAATTAAGGGGGAACTCTCAGTTCTTCCAACAATAAGTATTACAATACTTTGAGGGACTCTACAGTATActacgccgccgccgccttaCACCCTGGTTTGAGATGGGACTATTTCGACGAGGTTTGGGGTCAACAGCACGCGGGTTGGGCCGATGAAGCAAAGGATATCGTGCAACGTCTTTGGAATACGGAATACAGAGACCTACGAATCACAGTCACGCCTCCTGAAGGTCCGGTTGTAAAGAGGTGAAAGAcggccttgtcctccttTGATCGGTATCGTAACCGCTATCGTCAAAGCCAACCCTCCGCTGCTCAAGTGGATGAATATGTCCGCTGGCAGGCCAGTGTGTCTGGGAGCGACAAGGACGTCGCAGATCCAGTTGAATATTGGATTCTCAAGAGGTTTGAGTACCCGAGGCTATCTCGAATGGCTCTTGACGTCATGGCTGTGCCGGCCATACGCTCGGAGTGCGAGAGACTGTTCGCCGCCACCGGGTTGATGGTCACGCCCCTCCGAAACCGCTTAGGCGCTGGCACGATTGGACTAATCTAAACGTTGCGATCTTGGTTACGCGAAGGCATTATCGAAGATGTCAATAGCATACTGCTTGACGACACAGCGTTGGAGGAGGTTGTTGGACGGGCTTGTTTGGAGGAGCACCAGGAGTGAGGCAGAAGAAGTTTCAGCACTAGGTTCACGAATTGCCTGATTAGGAAATTCGAGTTAATGTGACAAGGGTCTTCCACGGGTTCAATATTATGGCCATCAATCCACAGATAGCCTCGTGGACATCAATCCGCGAGGACTTTGCTGAGTAAGCCGTCAATCCAATCCACAAAGTCGGATATTGACGTGGATGGATTGATTGTCTACCCTGAGTCCGTAACTAGACGAAGCCGAGCGCTGGGGGGAGATTGTAGGTAGAAGGATCCATATATGAGGCGTATACCTCGCCTTATAGGAGCCTAAAAACATGTGTCCATTAGTATTTAGACCGCGATCTAAAAAGGTTGGCAGCCCGTTGTAGATAGAGGGTTTAGGAGGAAAAGTGGGAAGTTTGGAGACAGCTGGTCAAacgattgattgattgattctGTCCTACTCAGTTTTAGCCGTGTTGCTCCACAGCCATGCTAGGCAAGCAGGGCTTGGCTGACAGCCGACGCGCTACGAATACGAATAGCACACCACTTCACCCTGTTGTTGAAACAAGGCCAGCTGTCCCCGAGTCCcgcttttctctccttcacCTCGATCTACAAGGCCGTTCAGCTATTGAAGATACAGGTTCTCTACTAATCTCTGTATTGTAGGATCCTTTGGGGCATAACGGATAAACATTCGGAGCGCCTCGACCGTCGGCCAAACCCCACTTACCAGGCATGGCTGTCGAGAAATGGCAGCTAAACCCAGTAGGAATGGAATCcgaacctgaacctgaacccTAGTGTGGGCGACCAGGTCTCCACTATTTTCTCGGACAAACTTGTCACCACACTGATCAACTAACGGCACGCTTTTTCCAATGTCATTCCGGCTGAAAGCGTGCTGGTAGACCTGTCCACTTTTTAGCAGTCAGTTActaaaagaaagagaaaaaaaaaaaaagaaaaaaaaaaaaaaaaaccaacGCACTCGGTCATTGGCCAGGTATGTCATTCAATAGACCAGTCTGGATTCTGTGATCAGCAACGCTAGGCTCGGGGCGGGCAGCGGCACCATGGTACCCTGGTGCGGCGCTTGGTTGAACCTGGGAGGTGGCTGAGACAAAGCCGGCAGTTGACAACACGCCTTCGCGAGAAGTGAGGAATACGGAGAATCACGCGACGCTTCATTGCGAAAGTGGGCCCAAGAATACATTCCATACAGGTGGTTACTTAAGTTACGACGTATTGAAGTTCGCAGTCAACAGTCTTCGTTACGTTGTGGCCACGGTCAAATGTGGCGGGGGGCGGGGCGGTCGCGAGACGATCATCAGAATCCATCGTCGGGCATAAAATCGCTAGCTCGGTGAACTGCAGGTTAGTCCAAAAAAGGACAAAGCCGGGAGGCGGCGCGCCAGGATTCAACTCGCCTCATTCCTCGATTGGATCAGCGACCTCGACACTTCCGATCAGTTTACGTTCATAAAACGAAGAAATTTTGACCAAATGGCGAGGGACGTGAGGGTCACCTTCAGGcaaaaggtaaaaaaatgAGCCTTCGACTTTGAAAACCGGGAAAGAAGGTGCTTTGCTTCGCTGGTGGTGAAAAGAGGCAACAGAGGCTCCCTCCGACGACAAAAGGAGGAGGACTATGGCGGATGGCTTGCCCATCACACTGCTGGCCTGGGACTCGTTCAGTACGGCGCCCGCTACACGCGCGCCCGGGTGCGCATTTAGATTTTTTTACGTTTTCTATAATATCCTAACATTtcatttatattaaattataaaaactcTGTATGTAATATGTAATAGCATCATAAATATGCTTATGAtcttaattttcttattataattttctttaatttattataattattgaAAGTTGAATGAGACTAATCGCGCACTTGGGCGCGCGAATTTAATGAATGATGACCAAGCGCAggtttaagtaccttataaCTAATTGAATATTGAAGGTATAGTGATtaaagtaagatatatatatagatataatataatagatagcATAgatattttcccttaatttttaaataaattctacTAATTTCGTAGAATTTAAAACataaaaaatctaaaagCGCGCCCGGGCGCCTCTGTAGCGGGCGCCGAGCatgcccctcctcccccacgGCTTTCGCCTGGTGGGCTTGCATGCATCGTTTTGCGTCCGCGTCCGCACAGGAAAGAAACCCATCTCCACCAGTTTTATTTGGCCCTCTATTTCATAATACGCTACCTTGCAAATGGGGAAACAGTTGTGTACCGATCGCGGTGGTTTCATTCAGTTGTGGCACTCACGAAATCCCAGCCTCCTCAGTAGGCTCAGGGGCCCTAACAGAGCTCTGAGTAAGAAAGGCTGCATTCTTGGAACCGACGGCTTGCCCAACACCTTCGCGGATGCTGCACGCTTGCAATGTACGTTCGgcctcttctgcttctgttgAGTCGGGAAATTGTATAGGGCATGATCCGACAGGGTGTAGAATACTAGGCGAGGCGACGATGTACTTGGAGAAGTCCGCGGTACCAACATGTTCCTTCCTCGCTGTTGAACAATCGGATCAAGTGCGACAACTCTGCAAGCATGCACCAGGTATCTCAACGgggaaaacaaaaaaatatataacaaaaaaagaaaaaaaaaaaataaacagGGAGGCCAGAGGTCTGACCGTCAACTGGATTGATGTTCTCCTGTGTCGCATCACTGTCGGCCCATTGCCTCCGACTCATTTGTTACTCGTCACTTTATGTGTCGCAGCCCAAACAGGGAACTCTCTccggaataaatataatgcTCATTCGATGGTTTCTACGTCGTCGCCCGACATTGATCACCAGCTCATGGTCTCTACTATGAGAGCACTCCTCATCCAAGTTGAAACCTTTCTCAGTATCACTCACCCGAAATCTTTATCATCTACGATGtaggtattttttacctAGGTTTAAGGTGCCCCGATTTCTTCCACATATTTCACCATTTTTTCTCTCTACACCTTGAGCAGCACCCCTTTTCGCAGTCTCTGAATGAACTCCCTGATATCGCTAAATCCCATGAGCCCGGTTTTAGATTACCCCAATACCTGCTGCCAACCCCTCTCAGCGCTAATATGGGCACAACGAACAAAAGTTACATGACCGTCCATCCTTTTCTTTCACAGCAAACATCTACCATTGACTCGGACAATGCTCGAACAGTTTCGTTGCCAGCCCATGGACTCAACCCGATCTTTGGGGATTCCTTTTCAGTAACAACTAAGTCTCCTTCACGCTCTTTAGATCCAGAatcgcagcaacagcaacagtgCAGGTTAGGGGGGAGGAAGGGGAGGAAGGGGAGGAAAAAGCTTGACTATCGTCGAACTTCTGTCGCTTGCGGTAAGATACCCTCAAGGCCCCTTGAATCTATGTAGGCCTGACCTCTTTCTAGacccttgtcgtcgtcgcaaGATCAGATGTATCATATCCTCATCTGACTCTCGGGGGCGGTGTATCGCCTGCATCCGCCTGAAGAAGGAGTGCAGTTTTTATCCGACAGACCAGCCGCCACATACGTCGCATGCGAAGAAGTCATCCCAGCCATCCTCCGGACCAAAAGGGTCACCAACCCCATCGTCACCCGCAACTTCGAGTGGAAAACCGGTGGAACCACCAAGTCAGCCCTTCACCCCCCTGGCAACATTACAGGCACCAAGCATGGTCCCTACTGGTAAACCAACTGGCAATACAGAAGGGTTTACATCCAGGGAAAGAGGTGAGTTATGTTGAGTGTTACCTATGCTTTGATCTTGGTCCGATCCCCATCACGAGCCATCACCAGCCCAATCGCGATCCCTCCACCCGAGTTTGGTAACTAGCCAATTACTAAGAGAACGCGACAGGAACCGTCCAACGTCCTGGCTCCGAAATGGCCGCGCTCAAAACCATATGGGGATCGCATCCATCAGGGTCTCCGATCAGTGCGCAGATTCCCCCATTTGCTCCTATACCCCCAAATTGGACATCTGGAAGTTCAGGGCCGGGCTCTCACGACGATGTGGCTTGGGGAAATTATGCGTCATTGTTGCGATCCATGTCTTTCGGCAGCGTGTCGCCGAATTCCATGTCCTGGGAAGTCGAGCTGCAGGCGATGCCTACTTGGACTCACTCTGTAGCCCAGCCAGGTCCTCGTGACGAGGTCCCAGGCTGGGGACCTCCCTATCGTAACACAATAGTAGTCTCATCGACAGACGGTGGAGCTGAGGGAGGAGTTGTTGAGCCAAGAGAATCCGTTTACACTTAGGAGCATTAACAACTAGCAAATGTGCTGGATAGATTGGGTAAGTATGAGCAAGCATATGAGTTGCATTAAAGATGGTGGTGCCGTGCCTTCCGCCATACATGCATTTTCCGGCTGCCACAATAGATAACTGACAGGGAGACCTCGTAGGGACATCGAGTGAGGGGGAAAAAAAGGAGCGTGCTGTCGTGGGCAGGGTAATGGTGATACCGAAGAATGACCGGAGGGACACCACATTGAGGCGCGGGTCGTGAAGGGCGGCGGGCACTTGAGATGCATACTCTTCGCTTATATGATTGAGAACCCATTCCGCTGTTTTTCATCCTATATCTGAATTGAGGCTTTCGCATCTGAACGCAGCTAACTGGAATATCCATTTCTCGTTTTTGACTCGGAAAGCAGATTCCAAATGAGACCAGAATGAAGTGAGCCCAAGGCGAAGGCTTCTTTGAACCCTCACCTGCTATATTTCAATCCAAAATTTCTCCACCAGTTTCTGACAACCCATCTACGAACCAGCTCGTTACACCAACTTGTGGCTAAGTCGGCCGTCCCAATAACCCATCCGTTGTAGACTTGGATCGGCTGCGAGATTCGGCCCACGTCAATCCCAAGTTTCCGGGAAATGTAGATCCGGACCGCATAGCTGATGCTATTCCTAGACAGGGCTTCGGCTTCCAGCCAGATAAAGATACGGAGATCATCTTGAGGTAGGGCGATAGGGATTGGTTGTCCCTAGAGATGAGAAGGTACATACCCGGGATATTACGGCCTGGGCCGTCATATGCGGGGTCATCCACCGATCACGCACCCAAAAGCCTCTGCGATATCCGCCTGATATCAGAATAGCTTCTACGAACTAATGCACGTCGACGGAGAAGATACTGCAGGGTTGTGACTGCAAATGAGTGACAGCTGCTTATGTGCTATGCAATAAAAGAGAACAATTCACATACTAGAGATGATAGATCATGTTTTCTGATGCCTTCAGCTTGCCAGCGAGTCACTTTGGCCGGGGACGCCAATACTTGCTAGATACTTGGGTTGTAATGAAGACAAAGGGCTCTCCCTGCACAGTTTCACTACCCGGCTAGGACAATTACCCTGCAACCCGatgtatttaattaacttctctcctcgctcctcctccacctcgggCTCAGCCAGCCTTCAAACCGAGACACTGCCCAGATTTACTCTCGGCAATCCTTgaaggacgaggacaatGCGCCACAAACGAAAGACAAGGACGCAGCTCCGCCCATGATGTCTCAAAGTAGAATCTCAGCCAGCCATAAAGTCGAAAGACTCTGTTCCAAGCTATCTCCTGACCGGAATACATGCCAGAAAAGTGCCTAGCGCTCATTTGCAGGAAGCTTATCGTGTCGTTGGACTTTCCGCTGCTCGCTACAGAACGTTAAGCGTGTTCGCCAATGTGACCAAATTGGAGTGTTTGGTTGGCGGCTGGCCTTGGCCCTTTGGTTGGGCCGGACGGGCTACAAGACTGGCAGGTTGGGCATCACAGTGTCCAGGGCTAAATCAACCGCAGCCCGGAGGTGACGCTTTGTTCAGCCAGCCACTCGTCCCCACCTACACGCTTCGAGCGCAGTTTGTATGCAGCCTCTGTGAAACCATCATAGTGCCACTCGGCCATACCGAAAGGTATGTATGCTCTTCATTTCAGCCAGCCGCATTATCAGAACAAACTGAAAACGCAGTAGCAAAGACTTACACTTACATCTAACGAGGTTCTTTCTAACAAGAGCTACACCTAACGCATAACTCAACGGCTATTGTTTATCGGTATTCAGCTCCCTATTCTAGAGACCGCTGGGCCCTGGGAGCGGGGAAACGGTTAATGGACTACGTAAATAAATAGAAGATTAGTTTGTTATCTAGACTGGTAGGGAAGCTAACCTAGACATCTCTTTTCACCGACATTGTCCGAAATTCTTGCTTTTTCAGACTGCGGCTGACTGCGGCTGAGCTCGGCCGAGTTCACCACGGTCCAATAGGGGCTGCACACACATTTCAGGGCTTTCGCAAAGCCCAAAGGTAGCTAGTAAGTGTCTCAGTAGAATATAACCCGGCCATGCCACTCACATAGTGGCGCCGCGTGAGACATGGTTCGCCGCAGGCCGGGCACTGGCTCTGGTCCAGACCTTTCAACGCTTCGCAGGACGCAGACAAGAACATTTCTTGGTTGTACTGCTACAGTACCTATGATGTTCactcttgtccttgatggaCCGATCGTGGGATTCGCCGAAGTACTCTGACATACCAAGGTCACTGGTCGGTAACATAGACCCCAGCAACGACAATTCCTCGAGTTTGGGTAGAAGAAATCCTATCGACGTTGTGTTTTCTGTCTATCCCGCCCACAGGCTTGCGACTCCCGCCCGTGTCATACGCGCCTAAGATGCTTTTGTAGGTTCGTGCTGAGGGGCTGCTGATAGTGTGACTTGCCGAAGGCTCCCAATCTATAGAGTAGCCCGGGGGCTTGCAGATTGGCGTTCTGAAATCACTAGCAGCTGACATCAGCTAGCCCTTCAAGCGGGAGACGACGTGGGGACGAGTGCAAGCGACGATGTTTAATCACACTGAGTAGAGGGAGGGCCATGTTTTGTACAGAAAGAATCTTGTATAAAGCCTCAGTCCTCCTCCCTTCCCTTGCAGCGGTCAGACTGAACAAGCAAGTCAAACCATCaagatcagcatcagcaccaTCGGACAAGTCATCCATCCGTTTTTATCCACTCCATTGTGTTCACTCGTCATCCATCATGCCTACCACATACAAAATCTACTTCTCCAACTTCTCCGGGTTCAACAACAACTTCGCCTTCTTCAGCGATTCCCCTATTGTCGTAAACAACGGCGGAAGCCCTGTTTATGGCAACATTGTTGCGAGCCAGTATGTTCCGGCTGACAATGGGGACACCACCTTCGAGATCGACGTAACCAAGACCTACTATGCCTGTAGGAGCTCATCATCTTGTTTCTTCGCTTTCAGCCCCACTAATTCACATATCTTTCCAGGGACCAGCATCTGTAAAGTCGACACCTCGACATTGCCTGGAAGGAACGTCGAGACAAAAATCAGCAACTCGAAACTTGCCACGTTGGGAACGCCCGGCTCGCCAGGAAGTAATGAAGTCCTAACATCCACTTTTGGGCTTGACTGTTTTAGCTAACCTTTCATTCCCGCAGGCACCTTCAAGCTGATCGACAACGGTGGCAATCCTACCTTCGATGGCAGTTCGATCACTTACGAAGCTCCTGACGGATCGTTCCAGATTTCTGCTGACGCAAACGCCTTTATGCCAGACCAAAATTTTATTTGCGGTCTGGGTTCTGTTGATGGAAATGGCCAGAGAATCCCGGTTGCGACGGTACGAAGCTGTCTCTTTGCCACTCCTGCCAGCTAAGAGTGGAAAAATGAGTGAGAATTTGAGCTAACCGTTGGTAATTTCCAATAGTTCGCAGCGCAGCCCAACACAGTCGCGACCATTACACCGAAGGTCAAATTCTACATCGCTCAGTACTCGGCCACGCAGGGTACTATCATCGATGTGTCGATCTTGTCCAAGCAGGCTGCTCCAATCGACTTCACGGGCAAGGCGACCAACGCCGCCTTTGTCACGCAAAGCTCGGGAGGCTCCTTCAACATTAGCTATGGATctgccaaggccatgctTGAGCAGTCGCGGGCTTGTGCCGCCAAGCCGAACGGAGGGTTGTCCAACGCTCAGTACCAGGAGATGGCCAAGCTCATGTAAGTCCTCTATTGCCGCTTTCGCCCAACCCCCCATAGTACTTGCTTGGGAAATTTCTTCTCAAGGAATCATTAAGCACATGCTAATGTGTTCcttctaaaaaaaaaatatagcCAGCTTTTGCAGAAAAACCTGGATATGGCTACTCTGTATTTATGCAAGTTCACTTGGGCTGACAGAGCCACCCAAGCGGAGAAGGCTACTGCAGTCAACACCGTGGTAGCTACAATGCTTGGGCTTGGTTACACTGTCACGGCCCAGCCATCTGGACCGACCTACACCCCTGCCGTTTTTGGTATCAGGTCGAACAACACTATCGGCGTCGTCAGAAATGCCTGGGCGGATGCTGTTCATTCGCTGGGGTTGATAGCAACCGaccccaagaccatcaaTGGCAGCTTTGCCGAGAACCAGAACTGTGACTCCAATGGGCACGGAAAGCTCCACGGCATCGAACAGGTCAATGGAAACGGGAACACTGACTCCCAGCCATTCAACGAGAATGGGTATGACTCGGAGCAGTTGcaggagatcctcaagaGTGCTAAGAGGCTGGGCGGGTTCAACGTGGCTGCGTGCTAAGCGGGCCTGGCGATAGCAGTAGGACACAACATGTTTCTGGGTCAACTCTTTATGTGGTCGCTCTAGTTTGTCTCTCGGATTTCTCCTTTTCGTCATTTTAAGGTCGGCCTATGGTCCTATAATAGCTCGTCGCAGACTTGCCAGATTTACCAAGGCGCACCTAAACAATACCTGCTAGTAACACACAATCTCTATTGCTTTTGGATAGTTGAACAATATACGACTCGTCCGCGCAAATATTGGCATTAATAGCCACGTGAGTTTTAGGCAGAAGCTGACAATTCATTTTCTCTGGGAGCACGAGCGCTTCTGCAGCGTTCGTCCACAGTCGGTCATGATCCCCCAACCCCTAAGATTGGCAACCCAGAAGGAGTGGAGGTACACATCCATCTCCGTGTTGGTCCTCTTGTTTCATAAATCACGCGCTGTTTGGTGTGGTGGAGCCATTTCTCGCTGCGGTCTCGGGTCGCAAGCATAAGACCTGGACTCCCGTCACCATCgtacctcaacaccaactgcATATTCACTCCTGTCTCATTGATTTTGATGAAAATGGACCATATTTCTCGATACCAGATCATTGAGGCCTGTATAATGTCAAGCCTCTCTCTGTTCTGTGTCTGTCTTTTCACCTTCATAACGTCCAATCTCGAGAGGTTGATGTTCCCACAGTGGCTCCTTTACATGTCAATCTCGACTGTGGGCTATCGACTTCCGGAAAGTTCACACAGGAGTCCTTATCCCACGGCTGGAGACTCGGAACTCGGGTTGCATCCAAGTCGCCAACCAAGCCTCAGCCACAGCCGCAGACAATATAGTCCAATAATAGAATATGGTAGAACATAATGATGAGATGCTCGCTCGATTCGACGGGCCAATCTCGAGCAGCTCCAGGAAACCGTCCCGATCGTTTCACCTGTCTGCTGATTTTGTAGAAAGGCTCGATTCTCCCGTTGTCGTCGTTACATACCAACAACTCGCCCTTTAGGATGCACCGCTTCTTAATCTTGCAGCCTGCTGTGTCAAGCTCAAAGCCGTCCCTCAGTGCCCGATGAATTCCCATGCGGTCGCTGGTCGAATCTCTCCCACTCTTGGAGAAAATCTTTATGCCGGATCCGGATTTGTTCAGGTCAGTATGGATTTGCCAGTATTCTCCGTCGTACTTCCTCTCCATACTCATCCGTCTTGGCCCAGCCAATTGGCAGCAATGCTTGATGCTCCTTGCCTTTTCGTAAGTCGCACGCGCAGTTATTATCCAAACCTGCGGCTCTAGCTCCCTACTGGCGACTTCCTTAGGCTCATCGCAAGTATCCACGGCTGGCTGGATGGGCATATGCCAGATAGTCGGGCTGCCTAGGAGCCCTACAACAGCTGGGATTGAATTTTGAAAGCGAAGGAGGTCAGGCAGGAGAAAATGGAATCTGCTCATTACAAGCGCCTCT encodes the following:
- a CDS encoding Fungal Zn binuclear cluster domain containing protein yields the protein MGTTNKSYMTVHPFLSQQTSTIDSDNARTVSLPAHGLNPIFGDSFSVTTKSPSRSLDPESQQQQQCRLGGRKGRKGRKKLDYRRTSVACDPCRRRKIRSATYVACEEVIPAILRTKRVTNPIVTRNFEWKTGGTTKSALHPPGNITGTKHGPYWERGTVQRPGSEMAALKTIWGSHPSGSPISAQIPPFAPIPPNWTSGSSGPGSHDDVAWGNYASLLRSMSFGSVSPNSMSWEVELQAMPTWTHSVAQPGPRDEVPGWGPPYRNTIVVSSTDGGAEGGVVEPRESVYT